tcTCTTCATTCATTTGTCATGCAACAATTTAAGATAAAAGTCATTATTTTCTCTTTCTTGTTGACAGCTCCGCTCATCTTTCATTCTGCACCATCATTTTCCAATAACAGCTGTAGTGACTAGCCCTGAACGAAACTTCAAGTTTTTTCAGATATTGGTTTGGGCCAGCCCTCATCATCTACCAGGCCCTCTGATGGGTCCTCTAACACCTGTGGCCCAGGACCAGGTTTGGTGTGGATGACATATTTTACAGACCTATTTTGTTTACTTAATTTAAACTTCTGGATTTCatcctgtaaaataaatatagaattattATCTTTTGTTTTAGATATCATGTACCATAggtttttgtttatgaaaaaaataggaaaagaaacaattcttaaaataatgtgttcagtacattgtattatcatatacttcagtcaaaacttttaaatgtatattacaaTATGATTTGAAATGGAGAACCTGTATGTtctataaattatttcaataaaaagacaaaagagtcatatatatcaataattaaaGAATTAGGATCTGACACAGGGCTAAACtaagaaaaatatcaataatttacGATTATTATCAAACAACATGTTTCAACAGATGTCACTTGTGTAGCAAACACTGCAGATCAGTTGAGTCAACCCTaatatttggtgtattttttATACTCAATAATTAGTTTCCTGCGTAGTAATTTGGAGACAATGGttcgtttttaaaaaaattgaccaatgtaTAGTCTGTTTTTCTTCAAGTAATGCTTTTTGGTTTCCCCTTGAGATCTTCACCTccctttttgtatttatatcaaCTGCTACATGTATAAATAGTTGTAATCCTTACAATAATATTCAGGTAAGTTGTGATAATATCAGAACACTTGTTCAAATGGCAATTATTTGGAAATTCAGTTTTCAATTTCTGAGAAGTTTTATGACTGATAAAAAAATCTGCTTACTGTGTGTAAAGTCTGTTCTGTTATAGGTAAACCCTGTATTGTGGTGTGTCCATTCTCAGGCAGGAAAAAGTGTTTCACCAGAGAATAAAATCTTGGCATTTCAGAATCTAACATGAACAAACAGGCATTAGGGCCAGCATCAAATGTGTATGATACCTAAAAAATATGGctattataaataaactaatattATCTGATAAAGATACTACTATATATTATAACATAACAAGCTAACATTCATCACAACCACAGCATGATTTGGTGTATCTGTCTTttagacatttatatatttaaatgagatCCAATCTGAAAAATAACTGTTTATTATGATACatactttaaataaacttaattggcactcacaccacatcttcctatataaaaTTAAGGATAATTGAACAAGTGTTGAGTCTATACGTGCAGGCTcaattaatagatataggaagatgtggtgtgagtgccactgagacaactctcgatccaaataacaatttataaaagtaaatcattataggtcaatgtaaggccttcaacactaTTAAGCAAACTATTCATTTCCGCTCAAATCCTAAATGCAACATCCttcaagaaactaaaagttatctttttaataaattatttaagtaaaaatgttcgatgtatttatatatagttatctcccttaacCCAAAATACTGAAATTGTAATACCAACCTTAACATCCTCATTGATATTATTATACTGGTGAACTAATCTAATAATCTGATGTGACGTGTCTGTCATGTACGAAATGGGAGGATATGTATCTAAACACACTGCATGGAGCTGGTTACTCTCCTGAAAACACAAACACAATAAAGATTGATTTAGAGAAtatgtacatagtaacataGTTTTCTCCCCTCACCATCAACCAAATCACAAAGTCACAGAATCTGGGAGATTGGAGGATATGTGCAAATAACTTATTACTCTCCTTAAAGAACAATGCCATTTCACAAAGCAATTGGATGTCTATAAGGTTTCAGTAGATTGTAAGGATAAGTGACTAAatactaaacattttaatagcaCTCATTTTTAGGCTCATATTAATGCTTGTCTATCTCATTTTAAAGAGCACTCATTCTTAGGCTCATATTAGTGCTAATCAATCAAACTAACATTTGAAAAGTATTTAGGGTGCTACAATCCAAAAGGCTGCAGAGACACAAACAAACACGATCACATGTTTGCTTCATATTTATTACTGCTCCATAATATAGAAACCTTACTTAATAGAAAACTTCTGAACTTTAATATCAgtcaaaacaattattataacTCACAactaaatttatttcttgatttcaaatttgtagaCAATTATTTTTACCCAATTATCTTTACCTTCATTGTTATCTcagcaaatgttttaaaatctttgttCATTATAGCTTCTGTCATTTGATCTTCCTTGGTCTGAAGACCAGACAGCCTCTGTTTCAGTAGCTCACTGGTTTCTACTGTGGTCTGCATCCCTGCTGTACTACTGGTATGTTTTGTCTGGTCACTtacctgaaaataaaaattcatgggAGATAATCAAGGCAACTCCTAAAAAACTTTTGCTTTATATTATGCAAATTTATCTCAGTGattaacaatatataaacaatggTTTTCAACAATCAATAGGCGAAAAAATTACTCAcactcatttaaaaaatatagaaaattagaaaaagtgacatttatagtaaatattgtttttttgttttttgcacatcaacaaattatttattgcaCTAACTTCTTGTTAACAACTGCACTTTGTGTAATAATATTCTATATAGGTTAATTCCTGTTTGCCAGTCTTCAAATGAACCAGGGGATTGActtgacaaaattgtttgaggtatgtacatttgcatttttacaattattttgagGATATCtattttctcttatttaatGCTCATTATTTACAGTAATTTAGTATAAGTAATTTActcttatttttgtttataaacaccaaaaaatatttcttaccACTAAAATGAGTACAGCAAGTTCTGGCCAGTGAGTATGTGGTGCTATCTGTCTGGCTTTAGAATCAGAACCATCCTCATTAGATCCTTTATCCCAGGTTACAAATCCTCCATAAATACTTCTACAGGCACTGCCAGAACCTTGTCTGCAACATATAATAAGTAATCAAATTTAATCTGAAAATATCAACTATGGATTACGTCTTATTTGTGGGGAACTGACTTTCAAGGATTTTGTGGGtaacagtgttttttttatggtttgttTGGAGAACTTGTATGGACCTTGATATAACCTAAATCTGTTGCAAcctgtattttttaattttatctttacactaaatccatttgGATGTaagattgatattttagtcatCCTCATAGATACTTGATCTTTTTACTAGTTGGTATTGACTTTCAGTAACAGTGAGTGCCCTCAGATCTGAACTTTTTTGTCTTTCATGTTGTGAGGGACTAATAAATTAATGGTTGTTATTCGTTcatatctgtcatatttgttttgttataaattatctATATCATGTTTCTATGTTCATTAGACCATGGGGTCAAAATTcttatttaaaattagaaagatcatatcatagggaacatgtttattctatttcaaaattattggacttcaactttattaAAATCTACCATTTTTGGTAAAGGATGACTGAATGAACAACCACACCGACAGAAAAATGTAATGTCCCTAGGTGGGGCATATAAATTTAAACTTCTGTATCAAATGAACAAGACTGAAacataatgttttttgttttaatcactggattttttaaacaaacaacaaaatgtatttgattcGTGACAGAATTACATGTAAAATCAATGGACTCATTTGAATAATTTACCTTGCGATGTCTGATAATTCTCCTTTTACATTGAGTAATTTTGCTAATGTATaaactgaaatgaaaataaacacacaATATAGTCATAATAGATTGAATCATTTACTATATTATATGTAATTCTTAAGTGTAGGTGTAATCATGGTAATCAAGttgattttgttctttttacCTATATATGTGCGTTCccaaaacaattgattttacatgtgaaaaaaaaataattcaggtTTCAGTCCACTACAAATGCTGAGATAAAACAAGTGGTTTCTGTAAATATAACTACATATTGAAGTTGtagctttttttaaatacttctgCAAGTAGTGGAATGCTTTCAAAGGGAGAATATTGTAAGGCACTAAGATAATTATCAATTATTCAGATGAAGTATGACAATTTGACAGATATATAGTTTTGCTTGTTTGCCAAAAGCATAGATTATAAAAGCACCCTGTGAAATTCTCAAATCTCTAAAGTTTAGACATTATTCTAATACGACTTATTTTTGTGaccaaaattctaaaacattCTCTCATATTGGGTGCACCTACACTTATAATTGATTTGAATTAGGGAAATAAAATTATCCATCTTGTTTAAAAACAGTTTGGAAAACTGGACCTAAGTTTTTAACAACATAAActacataaaaattaaattctagTCACATGGCAATTTATTATAACTTCATTCCAATAGATTTCCCCCAATTtgtggtgtacatgtatttataaaaatctactAACCTAAACACCCATAACCTGCAGCAGAGGAAGCCAAACCAGCAGCCGTAGGGAAATTATTCTCTGACACAATGTGCAGTTTCCAGTTCAATCTGGGATTTGTTTCTCCATCACTCTTCCTTTTTCTAGCTCTCCTTTTAACTATACCAACAAATatccaaaaataaatgaacatcTTACTCAACTTTataattaaggtggtaccaaacaccttgactaaaataattaggcttgtttaatttttcagaaaattttgtaaaaatatttacttagaTCATTTGACCAAAATCACTTGAACCACACTAATTGTGATCATTGAAAAGTTATATACTTCTTTAACAATATAATGTGTTTAaaacagagttatctccctatagTGTTATccataaataattaagaattataTACTGAACAAACATCTTAAATTCCCAAGGACTTTAATGTACATGTTGAAGTTGACGATTGCTTAACAGTCATTTgggcaaaaaaaaatgtagcaaTAGCAACTAATAAAGCAAATGTTAAGGAGAAAATGCTTGGGTCAGAGCTTAAAATGACAATAGGAATCCCCaataaaaacatactttttttctgccgaacatttaaaacaaaatacaaagttttaCCTGCACTGATGACTGCTTGTAATCTGCTGTTGTTTATGTCCTCTTCTCtagaataaaaaatgtatattcataaaaatgaatacAAGATTGCTACACAGTAGGAAAATGTCTGCACTGCTGTCATCATGTGAAGCTTGCCATACTTAACTGTCATTTGAATACAATATATTCTGATGGATTATTTGGACTTCGACTATCATACGTCTATTACATGTAGAATACTCAGACCTTTTGAGGGTATTCCATTCTGAAAATGTCATATCCAAATGACACTTTAAAAGTATGGTCATCTACACATGATGGTCAATTATCCAACCAAGTATGAAAAGTTTTTGGCTTAAGCATTGTGAGGTGTAAACAGAACAataattaaagaaccttagtgagcacgcttACATACCCCACGTTCcaacattgtcattggagaaattaaataagtgtaagaaaaaaaaattgtataagaaaaattaatttcctgccaatatgcacatctaaatagtatgtccttattatctacaaaatttcatgaaattctgttgtgtggtttcagaagagttgagatgacaaacggttgcagaagtacattaaagcaaataagttcaaagaggcgtaactcctagaaaaaaaattgaatcgcaatttccagtcgatatgcacaactacatagtatgtccttattatctgaaaaggtttcatgaaattctgttgtgtggtttgagaggagttgcgatgacaaactgttgcagtagtacattatagtaaataagttaaaaggggcgtaactcctagaaaaaaaattgaatcgcaatttccagtcgatatgcacaactacatagtatgtccttattatctgaaaaggtttcgtgaaattctgttgtgtggtttgagaggagttgcgatgacaaactgttgcagtagtacattatagtaaataagttcaaaggggcataactcctagaaaaaagattaaatcgcaatttcccgtcgatatgcacaactacatagtatgtccttattatctgaaaaggtttcgtgaaattctgttgtgtggtttgagcggagttgcgatgacaaactgttgcagtagtacattaaagtaaataagttcaaaggggcgtaactcctagaaaaaaaaatgaatcgcaatttccagtcgatatgcacaactacatagtatgtccttattatctgaaaaggtttcgtgaaattctgttgtgtggttttagaggagttgcgatgacaaacttttgcagtagtacattatagtaaataagttaaaaggggcgtaactcctaaaaaaaattgaatcgcaatttcccgtcgatatgcacgactacatagtatgtccttattatctgaaaaggtttcgtgaaattctgttgagtggtttgagaggagttgcaatgacaagaaacaggactgacggacggactgacgggtcaaaaacattataccctccgcaactcgttACGTGAGGTATAATAATGATGTGaacacaagattttttttattggatatatcagaaatatgatattcatgatattagtCAACATGGTTAAGTGTCTGTTTTCAAAAAGACACAAGTATTgttaagatatataaacaaGCGTTATGTAGACTGTTTAACATGATGTTTTTGATCATATAACTTTTGATACTAAGTATGAATGTTTGAACTACCAAGAAAATGATCATGATTATTGGGTGATGACTTACTTAGGCTACTTTAAAAACTACTTAACTAAGGTTCTGCAATGCTGCTATCAATTTCTGAagattaaataaatacatttaaagctCCATAAAATAtctcttatacatgttatataaagaCTTACACACCATTCAGCCAGATTTGATCTTTTGTAAAGTTTGGACTGGCAGCTATTGTTGTTTTAGTCCTCAGCTGaaaataaaagtgtaaaatATGCATGTAGATTAGGTTTTGTTTTGTAACATActataaaaatgttcaaaaatctttcaaaactTTATAATGAAATTCCAAAACCAtatgattattttcaaaagatgTAAATCAAAAAGCTTTAATATAGAGGTGTGTTATAATTATAacataaaccagatgctccgcagggcgtagctttatacgaccgcagaggttgaaccctgaacggttggggcaagtatggacataacattcaagctggattcagctctaaatttggattgtgattaaatagttgacacagcataggtttctgacacagaatgaatgtgttctaatgaaattaatttttttgttttctcttagagcaattcactatgctgttgaatattattcctctcaaaaaaatgtttgaagaaattttctttttatttatgaaatttcaaatgagaaaattgaacccattttttttaatcacatccccttttcccttattccaaaactaatctcaattaaaatttctaatgtagtttgcaacaattactactcatttaaatacatcataaaatatttaaaagatgtaaaaaaactgcttgttatcactgaatggtaaagattattttaatttatcagttggtagtataaagtgaatatacattgtatattgtatatataacaaagatttaaattgattctggacaaagaaagataactccaaataaaaaaaaatcttacaattagatatttcttgcttactattctggacaaagaaagataactctaattaaaaacaaaattgctatttcacaatattttgcaataagatatttcttgccattgcgcaatactgtgcaattgaaaagacttgctattgcacaaaacttaatataataattttagatcctgatttggaccaacttgaaaactgggcccataatcaaaaatctaagtacatgtttggattcagcatatcaaagaaccccaagatttcaatttttgttaaaatcaaactaagtttaattttggaccctttggactttaatgtagaccaatttgaaaacgggaccaaaagttaaaaatctacatacacagttagattcggcatatcaaagaaccccaattattcaattttgatgaaatcaaacacagtttaattttggaccttttgggccccttattcctaaactgttgggaccaaaactcccaaaatcattaccaaccttccttttatggtcataaaccttgtgtttaattttcatagatttctatttacttatactaaagttatggtgcaaaaaccaagaaaatgtttatttgggtccctttttggcccctaattcctaaactgttgggaccgaaactcccaaaatcaataccaaccttccttttgtggtcataaacattgtgtttaaatttcattattttctatttacttaaactaaagttattgtgcgaaaaccaagaataatgcttatttgggcccttttttgacCCCTtattcctacactgttgaaaccaaaactcccaaaatcaatcccaacctttcttttgtggtcataaaccttgtgtcaaaatttcatagatttctattaacttaaactaaagttatagtgcgaaaaccaagaaaatgcttatttgggccctttttggcccctaattcctaaaatgttgggaccaaaactcccaaaatcaataccaaccttccttttgtggtcataaaccttgtgataaaattttatagatttatattcacttttactaaagttagagtgcgaaaactaaaagtattcggacgacgacgacgcagacgacgccaacgtgatagcaatatacgacgaaaattttttcaaaatttgcggtcgtataaaaacaatgaaaaaacgttgttgacgtcacagtcacatgacattatgtctatgggctgataacaaataatgtcagccaatcagaagacacaTTACATCCCAaattaaaccagatgctccgcagggcgtagctttatacgaccgcagaggttgaaccctgaacggttggggcaagtatggacacaacattcaagctggattccgctctaaatttggattgtgattaaatagttgacacagcataggtttctgacacagaatgaatgtattcaaatgaacttaaaatttttgttttctcttagagcaattcactatgctgttgaatattaatcctctcaaaaaaatgtttgaagaaattttctttttattcatgaaatttcaaatgagaaaaattgaacccaattttttaatcacatccccctttcccttattccaaaactaatttcaattcaaatattctaatggagtttgcaacaattactactcatttaaatacatcataaaatattaagatgtaaaaaaactgcttgttatcactgaatggtaaagattatttaaatttatcagttggtagtaaaaagtgaatatacattgtatataacaaagatttaagttgattctggacaaagaaagataactccaattaaaaaaaattcttgcagatatttcttgcttactatactggacaaagaaagataactcttaattaaaaaaaaatttgctatttcacaatgttgtgaaattagatatttcttgccattgcacaatactgtgcaattgaaaagacttgctattgcacaatacttaatataataattttagatcctgatttggaccaacttgaaaactgggcccataatcataaatctaagtacatgtttagattcagcatatcaaagaggcccaagaatttaatttttgttaaaatcaaacttagtttaattttggaccctttgcactttaatttagaccaattttgaaactggaccaaaaattaagaatctacatacacagttagatttggcatatcaaagaaccccaattattcaatttttgatgaaatcaaacaatgtttaattttggacctcgatttgggccaacttaaaaactgggccaataatcaaaaatctaagtacatttttagattcagcatatcaaagaacccaagggtttcaatttttgttaaaatcaaactaagtttaattttggaccctttggaccttaatgtagaccaatttgaaaacgggaccaaaaattaagaatctacatacacagttagattcggcatattaaagaaccccaattattcaattttgatgaaatcaaacaaaatttaattttggaccctttgggcccctttttccttaactgttgggaccaaaactcccaaaatcaataccaaccttcctttaatagtcataaaccttgtgtttaaatttcatagatttctatttacttatactaacgctatggtgcaaaaaccaagaa
This is a stretch of genomic DNA from Mytilus trossulus isolate FHL-02 chromosome 6, PNRI_Mtr1.1.1.hap1, whole genome shotgun sequence. It encodes these proteins:
- the LOC134721802 gene encoding diphosphomevalonate decarboxylase-like isoform X1, whose protein sequence is MQCATCTGPVNIAVIKYWGKRNEKLILPLNSSVSVTLHQNELRTKTTIAASPNFTKDQIWLNGVEEDINNSRLQAVISAVKRRARKRKSDGETNPRLNWKLHIVSENNFPTAAGLASSAAGYGCLVYTLAKLLNVKGELSDIARQGSGSACRSIYGGFVTWDKGSNEDGSDSKARQIAPHTHWPELAVLILVVSDQTKHTSSTAGMQTTVETSELLKQRLSGLQTKEDQMTEAIMNKDFKTFAEITMKESNQLHAVCLDTYPPISYMTDTSHQIIRLVHQYNNINEDVKVSYTFDAGPNACLFMLDSEMPRFYSLVKHFFLPENGHTTIQGLPITEQTLHTDEIQKFKLSKQNRSVKYVIHTKPGPGPQVLEDPSEGLVDDEGWPKPISEKT
- the LOC134721802 gene encoding diphosphomevalonate decarboxylase-like isoform X2; translated protein: MLRTKTTIAASPNFTKDQIWLNGVEEDINNSRLQAVISAVKRRARKRKSDGETNPRLNWKLHIVSENNFPTAAGLASSAAGYGCLVYTLAKLLNVKGELSDIARQGSGSACRSIYGGFVTWDKGSNEDGSDSKARQIAPHTHWPELAVLILVVSDQTKHTSSTAGMQTTVETSELLKQRLSGLQTKEDQMTEAIMNKDFKTFAEITMKESNQLHAVCLDTYPPISYMTDTSHQIIRLVHQYNNINEDVKVSYTFDAGPNACLFMLDSEMPRFYSLVKHFFLPENGHTTIQGLPITEQTLHTDEIQKFKLSKQNRSVKYVIHTKPGPGPQVLEDPSEGLVDDEGWPKPISEKT